A single region of the Phycisphaerae bacterium RAS1 genome encodes:
- a CDS encoding Transmembrane exosortase has product MPTLAAGSRDSTRSSGVPRIAVIGAMALWSFWPTISELLDFWSTNEDYSVGLLVPIVAAYFAWRQRAELAGLDSRPNVIGLGLLLAGQAARLFAVYYGYASVERYALLLSISGLILWLGGWKRWRRLAWIQAFALLMVPLPNSVHNAVTAPLQRWATALAAAGLEMMGFFVAREGNLLSLNEQASVMVAEACNGLRMLTAFVFTSAVLCFMVSRPVWQKALMLASSVPIAILVNAARVLLTSVAVYYFKNPRIESNVHDVGGYLMIPAALLLMLGELRLFQLIVEPPPAAAAPRRHRPARVNSAGGATA; this is encoded by the coding sequence ATGCCGACGCTCGCCGCCGGTTCGCGGGATTCGACGCGGTCTTCCGGCGTGCCGCGGATCGCCGTGATCGGCGCGATGGCGCTCTGGAGCTTTTGGCCCACCATCTCCGAATTGCTTGATTTCTGGAGCACCAACGAGGATTACTCGGTCGGCCTGCTCGTGCCGATCGTCGCGGCGTACTTCGCCTGGCGGCAGCGCGCGGAACTTGCCGGGCTCGATTCGCGGCCGAACGTCATCGGGCTGGGCCTGCTGCTGGCGGGGCAGGCGGCGCGGCTCTTTGCGGTTTACTACGGCTATGCGTCGGTCGAGCGCTACGCCCTTCTACTCTCCATTTCCGGGCTGATTCTCTGGCTGGGCGGATGGAAGCGCTGGCGGCGCCTGGCGTGGATTCAGGCCTTCGCGCTACTGATGGTGCCCCTGCCCAACAGCGTCCACAACGCCGTCACCGCCCCGCTGCAGCGCTGGGCCACGGCCCTGGCCGCCGCCGGCCTCGAGATGATGGGCTTTTTTGTCGCGCGCGAGGGAAACCTGCTGAGCCTGAACGAGCAGGCCAGCGTGATGGTCGCCGAAGCCTGCAACGGCCTGCGCATGCTGACGGCGTTCGTGTTCACCTCGGCGGTGCTGTGCTTCATGGTCAGCCGGCCGGTCTGGCAGAAGGCGCTGATGCTGGCGTCGAGCGTGCCGATCGCGATTCTGGTGAACGCGGCCCGCGTGCTGCTCACGAGCGTCGCCGTGTACTACTTCAAAAACCCGCGCATCGAGTCGAACGTGCACGACGTTGGCGGCTACCTGATGATTCCGGCGGCCCTGCTGCTGATGCTGGGCGAGCTGCGGCTGTTCCAGTTGATCGTCGAGCCGCCGCCCGCCGCCGCTGCACCGCGCCGCCACCGGCCGGCGCGAGTCAATTCGGCTGGAGGAGCGACCGCATGA
- the tagA gene encoding putative N-acetylmannosaminyltransferase — translation MTTQKAAELAPSAARAARRGGYAYVGGVRIDAVDMRGALEHIERLVSAGRSAYVVTPNVDHIIRAQTDPHYAQIVRGADLVLADGQPLVWASKLRGTPLPGRVAGSDLFPLLCQRAAARGWRVFFMGGAPGAADSAKDVLTKRHPGLDVCGTYCPPMGFEQDARELRKAIEAVRAAGAQIVLVGLGSPKQERWIVEHQAEYGPAVSIGIGVSFSFVAGDVRRAPRWMQRCGLEWLHRLLQEPGRLWKRYLVNGWRFLPILLRDLMGRSNPRA, via the coding sequence ATGACGACTCAAAAGGCCGCTGAACTCGCGCCGTCCGCCGCAAGGGCCGCCCGCCGGGGCGGATACGCCTACGTCGGCGGCGTGCGGATTGACGCGGTCGATATGCGCGGGGCCCTGGAGCACATCGAACGGCTGGTCAGCGCGGGACGGTCGGCGTATGTCGTCACGCCCAACGTGGACCATATCATTCGCGCCCAAACCGACCCGCACTACGCGCAGATTGTGCGCGGCGCCGATCTGGTGCTCGCCGATGGTCAGCCGCTGGTGTGGGCGTCGAAGCTGCGCGGCACGCCGCTGCCGGGCCGCGTGGCGGGATCGGACCTGTTCCCGCTGCTGTGCCAGCGGGCGGCGGCCCGCGGTTGGCGCGTTTTTTTCATGGGCGGGGCGCCGGGGGCCGCGGATTCGGCGAAGGACGTTTTGACGAAACGCCATCCGGGGCTCGATGTGTGCGGTACGTACTGCCCGCCGATGGGATTCGAACAGGACGCGCGTGAATTGCGTAAGGCGATTGAGGCGGTGCGCGCCGCCGGCGCGCAGATCGTCCTCGTCGGGCTTGGCTCACCCAAGCAGGAGCGCTGGATCGTCGAGCACCAGGCGGAATATGGACCGGCCGTGAGCATCGGCATCGGCGTCAGTTTCAGTTTCGTCGCCGGCGATGTCCGCCGGGCGCCGCGCTGGATGCAGCGTTGCGGGCTGGAATGGCTGCACCGCCTGCTGCAGGAACCGGGACGGCTCTGGAAGCGCTACCTGGTGAACGGCTGGCGATTTCTGCCGATCTTGCTCCGCGATCTGATGGGCCGATCGAACCCACGCGCGTGA
- the wzxC gene encoding Lipopolysaccharide biosynthesis protein WzxC: MAASSTLMPDTPATAAGGQPDASAAPPITRRRAFHGTLWILAGTLAQQAMRFASSLVLTRLLFPEAFGLAATVGLITAAVEMCSDLGVRPAAIQHPLGGTLRYLQAAWTISLARGVVLGGVIAALAWPMGWFFNEPLLVWMTLAHAVGPVLRGLANPNTLRWERDLAQGKLTLLDLGWALARIALTILAAIWLQNVWALVLGLLLGEAARSLLSYTMDPLAPRWTWDREAFSSLYRFGRFVMMSSIVGFLATRVDSLFVARTLGMERAGVYYIAVTLATFTDLLFSRIGRQILFPALSRRADDPRLLRERTAEVIGAAAIFILPGVTLLALNAGLVVRVLYDDRYLDAAAALQWLLAGFTLSSLADVVNAPLMAAGHPQFGTGATVLRLAVFCGAAPLLGGAMGVGGYAAAVAVAAAAFLLLIAVGAARNGLLALGSIAPALAVPALYAAAGLTARAAAELHVLAPPAIQTLLLAVVIYLYRGRLLHLAAVRKPGESRRDVAAP, from the coding sequence ATGGCGGCGAGCTCGACACTGATGCCCGATACGCCCGCAACGGCTGCCGGCGGCCAACCCGACGCCTCCGCCGCGCCGCCGATCACGCGCCGCCGCGCATTTCACGGCACGCTCTGGATTCTGGCCGGCACGCTGGCGCAGCAGGCGATGCGTTTCGCCAGCTCGCTGGTCCTCACGCGCCTGCTCTTTCCCGAAGCCTTCGGCCTCGCCGCCACCGTCGGCCTCATCACCGCCGCGGTCGAGATGTGCTCCGACCTGGGCGTGCGGCCGGCCGCGATTCAGCACCCGCTGGGCGGCACGCTGCGCTATCTTCAGGCGGCCTGGACGATCTCGCTGGCCCGCGGCGTCGTCCTGGGCGGCGTGATCGCGGCGCTGGCGTGGCCGATGGGGTGGTTTTTCAACGAGCCGCTGCTGGTGTGGATGACGCTGGCGCACGCGGTCGGACCGGTTTTGCGGGGACTTGCCAATCCCAACACGCTCCGCTGGGAGCGCGACCTGGCTCAGGGCAAGCTGACGCTGCTCGATCTCGGATGGGCCCTGGCGCGCATCGCGCTGACGATTCTCGCGGCAATCTGGCTGCAAAACGTGTGGGCGCTGGTGCTCGGCCTGCTGCTGGGCGAAGCGGCCCGCTCGTTGCTGTCCTACACGATGGATCCGCTGGCGCCGCGCTGGACCTGGGACCGCGAGGCCTTTTCGTCGCTCTATCGCTTTGGCCGTTTCGTGATGATGTCCAGCATTGTCGGGTTTCTCGCGACGCGCGTGGATTCTCTCTTCGTCGCGCGGACGCTCGGAATGGAACGCGCCGGCGTGTATTACATCGCCGTCACGCTCGCGACGTTCACCGACCTGCTCTTTTCCCGCATCGGGCGGCAGATTCTCTTTCCGGCCCTCAGCCGCCGGGCGGATGATCCGCGCCTGCTGCGCGAGCGAACCGCGGAAGTGATCGGGGCCGCGGCGATCTTCATCCTGCCGGGCGTGACGCTGCTGGCGCTGAACGCCGGCCTGGTCGTGCGCGTGCTGTACGATGATCGTTACCTGGACGCGGCCGCCGCCCTGCAGTGGCTGCTGGCCGGCTTCACGCTCAGCAGCCTGGCGGACGTGGTGAACGCACCGCTCATGGCGGCCGGCCATCCGCAATTCGGGACCGGCGCGACGGTCCTGCGCCTGGCGGTATTCTGCGGCGCCGCGCCGCTTCTGGGCGGGGCCATGGGCGTCGGCGGATACGCCGCGGCGGTGGCCGTTGCGGCCGCTGCGTTCCTGCTGTTGATCGCCGTCGGCGCGGCCCGAAACGGCCTGCTGGCGCTTGGGAGCATCGCGCCGGCGCTGGCGGTGCCGGCGCTGTATGCGGCGGCTGGGCTGACCGCACGCGCAGCCGCCGAGCTGCACGTGCTTGCGCCGCCCGCGATTCAGACGCTGTTGTTGGCCGTCGTGATCTACCTGTATCGCGGCCGGTTGCTGCATCTGGCGGCGGTCCGCAAGCCCGGCGAATCCCGAAGGGATGTCGCGGCGCCATGA
- the kanE_1 gene encoding Alpha-D-kanosaminyltransferase, whose product MTATIERHSAAAARRSDALHVAYVVPGWPSASYPSGIVTYFAGLLPGLKELGVRVFVLAGEVRGSSEEHVIDLGYKRPAATALGRFSEAALWRVAGPRWSHLWRQVPAIVSAVRNLDAEFGLDLLEMEESFGWVGDVAARLDLPVIARLHGPWCIVGPHDGQDMTQSANVRRVAREGRALRRVAGVSAPSRDVLARVSGQYGISLDRAEATGGAVPRPSMRWNPDAAEPDSLLFIGRFDDVKGGDVMLRAFAKLLERRPAARLTFVGPDRGVREPHGAAPAAPGPADEPIKLAAYLKWALPLPERRARVSCLGYQSADALMKLRARHAVCVVPSRYETFGNVAVEAMAMGCPLVVSNVGGLAEIVQHARNGLVFESGSPAMLVECVERLLDDRPLAARLGAQAAIDAAAQYDPLPVARRTVAFYRRVLERGGAPRGAEKAARP is encoded by the coding sequence ATGACAGCGACCATTGAACGACATTCCGCAGCGGCCGCGCGGCGCAGCGACGCGCTGCATGTGGCCTACGTCGTTCCCGGCTGGCCGAGCGCATCCTATCCCTCGGGAATTGTGACCTATTTCGCGGGGCTGCTGCCCGGCCTGAAGGAGCTCGGCGTCCGCGTGTTCGTGCTCGCCGGCGAGGTGCGCGGTTCCTCTGAAGAGCATGTCATCGATCTGGGCTACAAGCGGCCGGCCGCGACCGCACTCGGGCGATTTTCCGAGGCTGCGCTCTGGAGGGTGGCCGGTCCGCGCTGGTCGCACCTCTGGCGGCAGGTTCCGGCGATCGTGAGCGCGGTCAGAAACCTGGACGCCGAGTTCGGTCTCGACTTGCTCGAAATGGAAGAATCGTTCGGCTGGGTCGGCGACGTGGCCGCCCGGCTCGACCTGCCGGTGATCGCGCGGCTTCACGGCCCGTGGTGCATCGTCGGCCCGCACGACGGGCAGGACATGACGCAATCGGCGAATGTCCGCCGCGTGGCGCGCGAGGGGCGGGCGCTGCGGCGGGTGGCGGGAGTCTCGGCGCCCTCGCGCGACGTCCTGGCGCGCGTGTCCGGGCAATATGGGATTTCGCTGGATCGGGCCGAGGCGACGGGCGGCGCTGTTCCGCGGCCGTCGATGCGATGGAATCCGGATGCGGCGGAGCCTGACAGCCTGCTCTTCATCGGCCGCTTCGACGACGTCAAGGGCGGCGACGTCATGCTGCGCGCGTTCGCAAAGCTGCTGGAGCGCAGGCCGGCGGCGCGATTGACATTCGTCGGCCCCGACCGCGGCGTCCGCGAGCCGCACGGCGCCGCACCCGCAGCGCCCGGGCCGGCGGACGAGCCGATCAAGCTGGCGGCGTATCTGAAATGGGCGTTGCCCTTGCCCGAGCGGCGCGCTCGCGTAAGCTGCCTCGGTTACCAATCGGCCGACGCGCTGATGAAGCTGCGCGCCCGGCACGCCGTGTGCGTCGTGCCGTCGCGCTACGAAACTTTCGGCAATGTCGCGGTCGAAGCGATGGCGATGGGTTGCCCGCTCGTGGTTTCAAACGTCGGCGGGCTGGCCGAAATCGTCCAGCACGCCCGCAACGGCCTGGTCTTTGAAAGCGGGTCGCCGGCAATGCTGGTCGAATGCGTGGAGCGGCTGCTCGACGACCGGCCGCTGGCCGCTCGGCTCGGCGCGCAGGCCGCGATCGACGCCGCCGCGCAGTACGACCCGCTGCCGGTGGCCCGTCGCACGGTCGCGTTCTATCGTCGCGTGCTCGAGCGCGGCGGCGCACCGCGCGGCGCGGAAAAGGCGGCGCGGCCATGA